The following are encoded together in the bacterium genome:
- the folE gene encoding GTP cyclohydrolase I FolE, producing MTAKTVDTEKIAKLVRQILIELGEDPDREGLIRTPKRVAEAYKFLTHGYHCDPQKLINQAMFTQKSDSMIIVKDIEIYSLCEHHLLPFYGKCHIGYIPRGKVLGVSKLARLVDMYARRLQIQERLTEQIAYMIKDSINALGVGVMIEARHLCMMMRGVEKQNSVMLTSSMLGAFRNAPATRDEFLHLIKS from the coding sequence ATGACCGCGAAAACAGTTGACACCGAGAAAATAGCTAAATTAGTTCGACAAATTCTCATTGAATTGGGAGAAGACCCCGACCGGGAAGGATTAATAAGAACGCCAAAACGGGTCGCAGAAGCATATAAATTCTTAACCCACGGATACCACTGCGACCCGCAGAAATTGATTAACCAAGCGATGTTTACGCAGAAATCTGATAGTATGATTATTGTTAAAGATATCGAAATATATAGTTTATGCGAACATCATCTCCTTCCGTTCTATGGCAAATGTCATATCGGCTATATTCCTCGGGGAAAGGTGTTGGGGGTGAGTAAACTCGCTCGGTTGGTTGATATGTATGCCCGGCGGTTACAGATACAAGAACGGTTGACTGAACAGATAGCGTATATGATTAAAGATTCGATTAATGCCCTCGGGGTCGGCGTAATGATTGAAGCGCGGCATTTATGTATGATGATGCGCGGAGTCGAGAAACAGAATTCGGTGATGTTAACCTCATCTATGCTTGGTGCGTTCCGGAATGCACCAGCGACCCGAGATGAATTCCTGCATCTCATCAAGAGTTAA
- the folK gene encoding 2-amino-4-hydroxy-6-hydroxymethyldihydropteridine diphosphokinase, whose amino-acid sequence MPKAYIGIGSNINPAENILQSLRLLLIQVQITQISNVYLTEAFNRPNQPKYYNLVIEIETKIPPFELKQEVLRQIEAELGRERVADKFAPRTIDLDLLLYNDLVIESETLTIPDPQILTRPFIAIPLYELNPELTIPKYNVALKDIVAPMAGHIMELLTEYTLNLRKEILRHDRENS is encoded by the coding sequence ATGCCGAAAGCGTATATCGGTATCGGGTCGAATATTAATCCTGCAGAAAATATTCTGCAATCGCTTCGTTTACTGCTTATCCAAGTTCAGATAACGCAGATCTCAAATGTCTATTTAACGGAAGCATTTAACCGACCGAATCAGCCGAAATATTATAATTTGGTTATTGAGATCGAAACCAAGATACCGCCATTTGAATTGAAACAAGAGGTGCTCCGTCAGATTGAAGCTGAACTCGGACGAGAACGGGTCGCCGATAAATTTGCGCCTCGAACGATTGACCTCGATTTACTGCTCTATAACGATTTGGTTATCGAATCGGAGACTCTGACGATTCCTGACCCGCAGATATTAACCCGCCCGTTTATTGCGATTCCGTTATATGAGTTAAATCCAGAACTCACTATTCCAAAATATAATGTTGCCCTGAAAGATATCGTTGCACCCATGGCAGGGCATATTATGGAATTATTAACTGAATATACATTAAATTTACGAAAGGAGATTTTACGGCATGACCGCGAAAACAGTTGA
- the folB gene encoding dihydroneopterin aldolase: MDRIIISDLTVRCIIGINPEERREKQDVVINIVLYADLMKAGKTDRFEDTVDYRAIKKKIVAQVETSQYFLIEALAESIANICLAHPFVQQVQVRVDKPAALRFARSVGVEIIRKRK; the protein is encoded by the coding sequence ATGGATCGAATTATTATCAGCGATTTAACGGTGCGTTGTATCATCGGCATTAATCCGGAAGAACGGCGAGAAAAACAGGATGTGGTTATCAACATTGTTCTCTATGCCGATTTGATGAAAGCAGGGAAAACTGATAGATTTGAAGATACCGTTGATTATAGAGCGATTAAAAAGAAGATCGTTGCTCAGGTTGAAACCTCACAGTATTTTCTTATTGAAGCATTAGCAGAATCTATTGCGAACATCTGTTTAGCACATCCGTTCGTTCAGCAGGTACAAGTGCGAGTTGATAAACCGGCTGCGTTACGGTTTGCCCGAAGCGTTGGGGTTGAAATTATCAGGAAACGCAAATAG
- a CDS encoding SDR family oxidoreductase, with amino-acid sequence MSTKLSGKTALVTGAGKRIGREIAIALAGEGVNIVIHYRHSAAEAKRLQKELTALSVNVWLLKADFEKPQDYEKLVSRAIELTGSFDILINSASIFLPNTIQDVDYASFVQHLHVNAWVPLVLSRSFAKQVKKGHIINLLDTRINSYDFNHTAYIVSKHALAVLTRMMALEFAPNIMVNGVAPGLILPPPGKDYNYLDKLKKTVPLKKYGNPTDVAEAVIYLLKSDFITGQIINVDGGRHLLK; translated from the coding sequence ATGAGTACTAAGTTATCTGGTAAAACAGCGCTGGTTACAGGAGCTGGGAAACGAATCGGGCGCGAGATAGCTATAGCTCTTGCTGGAGAAGGAGTAAACATTGTTATCCATTATCGGCATTCAGCAGCAGAAGCGAAAAGACTGCAAAAAGAATTGACGGCACTGAGTGTGAACGTATGGTTGCTGAAAGCAGATTTTGAAAAGCCGCAAGATTATGAGAAACTGGTATCTCGCGCAATCGAATTAACCGGCTCATTCGATATCTTAATTAACAGTGCATCTATTTTTCTACCGAACACTATCCAGGATGTGGACTATGCGAGTTTCGTTCAGCATCTCCACGTTAACGCTTGGGTCCCGCTGGTGTTAAGCCGTTCCTTTGCGAAACAGGTTAAAAAAGGACATATTATCAATCTCTTGGATACTCGAATCAATAGTTATGATTTTAACCATACTGCCTATATCGTGAGTAAACATGCGTTAGCGGTTCTAACTCGGATGATGGCGCTCGAATTTGCTCCGAATATAATGGTTAACGGAGTCGCTCCTGGTTTGATTCTTCCCCCGCCGGGAAAAGATTATAATTATTTGGATAAATTGAAAAAGACCGTTCCGTTAAAAAAATACGGGAATCCGACCGATGTCGCTGAAGCGGTTATCTATCTCCTGAAAAGCGATTTTATCACCGGGCAAATCATCAATGTTGATGGCGGAAGACATCTACTAAAATAA
- a CDS encoding NAD(P)/FAD-dependent oxidoreductase: MITQHYQYIIIGGGLAGVSAIAGIRERDTNGSILLLSDENQLPYDRPPLSKKLWFGKKKVEDIFLHNHQFYTESGVKLTLGTKAVAVDAIRKLVFDNKQNEYHYEKLLIATGGNPRLLPIEGGNLDGLIYFRTLDDYLTLKTRISQKPSVLIIGGGFIGTELAAALNMNQIEVTMLFPEAYPVSRVFPESLGKAIQSRYLEHGIKILNEDKPISISKLGNQYITKTESAKQIVTDLIVIGIGIIPETGLAAAAGLKTGNGILVNEYLQTSNQDIYAAGDNTLFPYQALGQLFRVEHWDNALNQGKYAGRNMAGANESYDYMPYFFSDLFEFGYEAVGEINSTLETFADWQEVNHTGVIYYLQDNIVRGVMLCNVWDKVEQARELIRKAERVTPEKLVGLIR; encoded by the coding sequence ATGATAACTCAGCATTATCAATATATCATTATCGGTGGTGGATTAGCTGGAGTATCTGCAATAGCGGGAATCCGCGAACGAGATACGAACGGGTCGATTCTTTTATTAAGTGATGAGAATCAGCTACCGTATGACCGGCCGCCATTATCGAAAAAACTTTGGTTCGGGAAAAAGAAAGTTGAGGATATCTTTTTACATAATCATCAGTTTTATACCGAATCTGGGGTGAAACTTACGCTCGGCACGAAAGCAGTTGCAGTTGATGCAATCCGGAAACTAGTTTTCGATAATAAACAAAATGAATATCATTATGAGAAACTGCTGATAGCTACCGGTGGGAATCCGCGCCTGCTGCCTATTGAAGGAGGGAATTTAGATGGATTGATTTATTTTCGTACCCTTGACGATTATCTAACATTGAAAACGAGAATAAGTCAAAAACCGTCAGTGTTAATCATTGGTGGCGGGTTTATTGGAACAGAGCTTGCGGCTGCATTGAATATGAATCAAATTGAAGTAACGATGCTATTTCCAGAGGCATATCCGGTCAGTCGTGTGTTCCCCGAATCGTTAGGAAAAGCAATTCAGAGTCGTTATCTCGAGCATGGGATAAAAATCCTGAATGAAGATAAACCGATTTCAATCAGTAAGCTCGGTAATCAATATATAACAAAAACCGAATCGGCAAAGCAGATAGTAACCGATTTGATTGTCATTGGAATTGGTATCATTCCGGAAACCGGATTAGCCGCTGCTGCAGGATTGAAAACTGGGAACGGAATTCTCGTTAATGAATATTTGCAAACTTCAAATCAGGATATTTATGCTGCCGGAGATAATACGCTATTCCCATATCAAGCGCTTGGTCAGCTGTTCCGAGTTGAGCATTGGGATAATGCATTAAACCAAGGAAAATATGCCGGGCGGAACATGGCGGGCGCTAATGAATCGTATGATTATATGCCGTATTTCTTTTCCGACTTGTTTGAGTTCGGATATGAAGCTGTCGGTGAAATTAATTCAACATTAGAAACCTTCGCGGATTGGCAGGAAGTCAATCATACTGGCGTAATATATTATTTACAAGACAATATTGTTCGTGGCGTAATGCTATGCAATGTCTGGGATAAAGTCGAGCAAGCGCGCGAGTTGATTCGTAAAGCGGAACGGGTTACTCCGGAAAAACTTGTAGGATTAATCCGATGA
- a CDS encoding family 10 glycosylhydrolase, producing the protein MKRYMFHLVTGLILLLSLWNCGFGKDIPIETRGVWVDKSDVYKGKDYLISMFDNLTAANFNTVYLPVLYRGYVIYPNSKYLPQDPKAIEIDKDILRWMIEQAHRRRLLVESWPEFGFYAYWTKNAANDPSRGVILDKHPDLTAIDITGLPYLHNKDWGDFYSLCPSNPRSQRIMIELLCEPIQRYEFDGLNLDRIRYPTKDFCFCAYCKKQFRKETGINLTKESLENEETLRTFYTWRKEQLNKFMQNLSNKIRKMKPAILITADVWTPNEINPKGQDWGTWLKKGYIDIAIPMMYWSDIESELNASLQLSANPRRILAGISAETNSSEQLANQIELARNKNCGGVVIWYLGKLEDNLAYLKTTVFHEPSQPFIPKND; encoded by the coding sequence ATGAAAAGATATATGTTTCACTTGGTAACCGGTCTAATTTTATTGCTATCTCTATGGAACTGTGGATTTGGAAAAGATATCCCTATCGAAACCCGAGGGGTATGGGTAGATAAATCGGATGTGTATAAAGGAAAAGACTATTTAATCTCGATGTTTGATAACCTAACTGCAGCGAATTTTAATACTGTTTACCTTCCGGTTCTCTATCGCGGATATGTCATTTACCCGAATAGCAAATATCTTCCGCAAGACCCAAAAGCAATTGAAATAGATAAAGATATCCTCCGTTGGATGATTGAACAGGCGCATCGACGCAGGTTGCTCGTTGAATCTTGGCCTGAATTTGGATTTTATGCGTATTGGACTAAAAATGCCGCTAACGATCCTTCCCGCGGGGTAATCTTGGATAAACATCCGGACTTAACCGCAATTGATATTACCGGACTTCCTTATCTGCATAATAAAGATTGGGGTGATTTCTATTCTCTCTGTCCGAGCAATCCACGTTCGCAGCGGATTATGATTGAGCTGCTCTGCGAACCGATTCAACGATATGAATTCGATGGATTAAACCTTGACCGGATTCGATATCCGACGAAAGATTTCTGTTTCTGCGCATATTGTAAAAAGCAGTTTAGAAAAGAAACAGGAATTAACCTAACTAAAGAGAGTTTAGAGAACGAAGAAACATTAAGAACATTCTATACTTGGCGGAAAGAGCAGTTGAATAAATTTATGCAGAACCTTTCGAATAAAATTCGGAAAATGAAACCAGCTATCCTTATCACTGCAGATGTCTGGACTCCGAATGAAATTAATCCGAAAGGACAGGATTGGGGAACCTGGTTGAAAAAGGGATATATAGATATTGCGATTCCGATGATGTATTGGAGTGACATCGAATCCGAATTAAATGCCTCATTGCAACTTTCAGCTAATCCTCGTCGAATTCTCGCTGGTATCAGTGCGGAGACCAATTCCTCGGAACAATTAGCCAACCAAATCGAACTCGCTCGGAACAAAAATTGCGGCGGAGTGGTTATCTGGTATCTCGGGAAACTCGAGGATAACCTTGCTTATCTAAAAACCACTGTTTTTCACGAACCAAGCCAACCTTTTATTCCTAAAAATGATTAG
- a CDS encoding MscL family protein encodes MGLFQEFKEFLKQYGVIGLAIAVVMGGAVTKFVGALVSDLIMPIIAVIIPSGDWQNFVIGYGNLQIKIGHLFGACIDLLIIALIVFLFAKYVLKEEKVTKK; translated from the coding sequence ATGGGACTATTTCAAGAATTTAAAGAGTTTCTTAAACAATATGGCGTTATCGGATTAGCGATTGCCGTAGTTATGGGCGGTGCCGTAACGAAATTTGTTGGCGCGTTAGTATCCGATTTAATTATGCCGATTATCGCGGTGATTATCCCGAGTGGTGATTGGCAGAATTTCGTTATCGGATACGGAAACTTGCAGATTAAAATCGGGCATTTATTTGGCGCATGTATCGATTTATTGATTATTGCGCTAATTGTATTTTTGTTTGCGAAATATGTTCTTAAAGAGGAAAAAGTCACGAAAAAATAG
- a CDS encoding OmpA family protein: protein MVRRTLAILALISIAIFIFGCASVHVAKIKNSLQKAPTGKCPWEKCADIRADWNRIAGMTDAEICKVLKCPEKVEIKEVIKEVPVEKIVEKEVIKEVPVEKIVYKEVPKETRKVLFVLPSVFFDTDKSELKPLGKKELDKAAKILAENGYPAIIISGHTDSRASDAYNQKLSEARANAVKKYLEEKGVPAGTMQAVGFGETRPVASNATKEGMAQNRRVEIELANP, encoded by the coding sequence ATGGTTAGAAGAACCCTAGCAATATTAGCTTTGATTAGTATCGCAATCTTTATCTTTGGTTGCGCTTCGGTGCATGTTGCTAAGATTAAAAATAGCTTGCAGAAAGCACCAACTGGCAAATGTCCGTGGGAAAAATGTGCGGATATCCGCGCGGATTGGAACCGGATTGCTGGAATGACCGATGCGGAAATCTGTAAAGTTTTAAAATGTCCAGAAAAAGTTGAAATTAAAGAAGTTATTAAAGAGGTTCCGGTAGAAAAAATTGTTGAAAAAGAAGTGATTAAAGAAGTTCCGGTAGAAAAAATTGTGTATAAAGAAGTGCCGAAAGAAACGAGAAAAGTATTATTCGTTCTACCGAGTGTCTTCTTTGATACTGATAAATCAGAACTCAAACCGTTAGGTAAGAAAGAGTTGGATAAAGCGGCAAAAATCTTAGCGGAAAACGGGTATCCTGCGATTATTATTTCCGGACATACGGATTCCCGCGCGTCAGATGCATATAACCAGAAATTATCTGAAGCGCGCGCGAATGCAGTGAAAAAGTATCTTGAAGAGAAAGGTGTTCCTGCAGGTACGATGCAAGCGGTTGGATTTGGCGAAACCAGACCAGTCGCGTCAAATGCAACGAAAGAAGGTATGGCGCAAAACCGGCGGGTTGAAATCGAGTTAGCTAATCCATAA
- the trxB gene encoding thioredoxin-disulfide reductase, with translation MENIYDVIIVGGGPAGLTAGLYASRSKLKTLLLERFLPGGQAALTDFIENYPGFPDGINGVELMQKMEAQAVRFGLQINTDEVTKVGLAPDNLKLVSANDTEYRAKSVIIATGAEPKKLGIPGELEFRGKGISYCATCDGPLFKGKDLAVIGGGDSAVEEGIYLTRFAKSVTLIHRRDQLRATKIIQERAFATPNLRFIWNSVPVEFIGTTAVEGVKIKNVKSNEVSIIPVSGVFIYIGLVPRSEMVKDLVALDESGSIITDTTMATSVPGIFAAGDVRKTILRQVAVAVGDGATAAYSAEKYIQ, from the coding sequence ATGGAAAACATCTATGATGTAATTATCGTCGGTGGTGGTCCTGCCGGATTAACCGCTGGACTCTATGCATCTCGGTCGAAATTAAAAACTTTACTCCTAGAGCGATTCCTCCCCGGCGGTCAAGCGGCATTAACTGATTTTATTGAAAATTATCCCGGATTCCCTGATGGGATTAATGGCGTCGAGTTGATGCAGAAAATGGAAGCACAAGCGGTTCGGTTTGGCTTGCAAATTAATACTGATGAGGTAACGAAAGTAGGGTTGGCTCCGGATAATCTTAAACTAGTATCAGCCAATGATACTGAGTATCGCGCGAAATCCGTGATTATCGCTACCGGAGCCGAACCGAAAAAACTCGGAATTCCGGGAGAACTCGAATTCCGTGGAAAAGGGATTTCGTATTGTGCGACTTGTGATGGTCCATTATTTAAAGGGAAAGATTTAGCGGTTATCGGCGGGGGTGATTCCGCAGTTGAAGAAGGTATCTATCTAACTCGATTTGCTAAATCGGTTACGCTGATTCATCGGCGAGACCAGCTTCGAGCAACGAAAATTATTCAGGAACGAGCGTTTGCGACACCGAATTTGCGGTTTATCTGGAATTCAGTTCCGGTAGAATTCATCGGAACAACTGCGGTTGAAGGAGTTAAAATTAAAAATGTTAAATCAAACGAAGTTTCTATAATTCCGGTATCCGGGGTATTCATCTATATTGGGTTAGTTCCCCGCAGTGAAATGGTAAAAGACTTGGTTGCGTTAGATGAATCGGGAAGTATTATCACCGATACGACCATGGCAACTTCGGTTCCAGGAATTTTTGCGGCTGGTGATGTGCGTAAAACTATCCTTCGTCAAGTAGCGGTTGCTGTCGGGGATGGAGCGACTGCTGCTTATTCCGCAGAAAAATATATTCAATAA
- a CDS encoding glycosyltransferase family 39 protein, with protein MRLTSKVGLRNLIIILLLGAGLRLYHLGYEDLWVDEIYTIQTASLPWSASSLSNLHPRDFLHFVFDFVIMRFWLKLGTDPGTVRLLSALAGIATIGLLFVIGRKLFNDTIGLLSALFLALSSYHIYYSQEACAYALQVFLILAMVYYFIRGFEENKVYLWIIFTILTVLGIAVREFTMLTWVALMGYAGISIFFWQRKPNRIELWFGSQLLIILFCSFGLCLFLNQAGAVFYGEWISKPTFEDIGETFNYFSLGWLQWDMPNLVRKTIVPIFIFLFLYSRFNFNNSEPKKLPLDHNPGLMLCWYLFIIPLILFYLVSFKKPIFIPYRYVIIILPFFYLLIAYSLSKIPKKFIRYSLLAIVVFGMIFGTIAYHQATKKIPWSKISAEIDRNALPTDIVLIYEEYWKHGLLYYQRSSIPVYPIYLWKNLSEHFQDLTKGHSRIWLITVAFGEKETVDEIYTELNTLYSNQLPILSLRVKQPGGATVKLTQFSNDIK; from the coding sequence ATGAGGTTAACTTCAAAAGTAGGTTTACGGAATCTTATTATTATTCTCCTGCTTGGTGCTGGGCTCCGATTATATCATCTCGGGTATGAAGATTTATGGGTTGATGAAATTTATACAATTCAAACCGCATCGCTTCCGTGGTCTGCTAGTTCACTGTCAAACTTACATCCACGCGATTTTCTCCATTTCGTATTCGATTTCGTGATCATGCGTTTCTGGTTGAAACTTGGAACCGACCCAGGTACCGTTCGATTACTTTCCGCATTAGCGGGTATCGCCACGATCGGATTATTATTTGTTATCGGGAGAAAATTGTTTAACGACACCATTGGGCTACTCAGCGCTTTATTTCTCGCATTATCCTCATATCATATCTATTATTCACAGGAAGCTTGCGCTTATGCTCTGCAGGTTTTTCTTATTCTCGCAATGGTTTATTACTTCATTCGTGGATTCGAAGAAAATAAAGTCTATCTATGGATTATATTTACTATCCTAACAGTTTTAGGAATTGCAGTTCGTGAGTTTACAATGTTAACCTGGGTCGCACTAATGGGTTATGCTGGTATCTCAATTTTTTTTTGGCAGCGGAAACCGAACCGTATAGAGCTTTGGTTCGGTTCACAGCTATTGATTATTCTTTTTTGCAGCTTCGGACTATGTCTCTTTCTGAATCAAGCGGGTGCAGTGTTTTATGGCGAATGGATATCAAAACCTACATTCGAAGATATTGGAGAAACTTTTAACTACTTCAGTCTCGGCTGGCTGCAATGGGACATGCCAAATCTGGTGAGGAAAACCATTGTTCCAATATTCATTTTTCTATTCTTATATTCTCGATTCAACTTCAACAACTCTGAACCTAAAAAACTTCCTCTCGACCATAACCCTGGTTTAATGTTATGCTGGTACTTATTTATTATCCCACTTATCCTATTTTATCTGGTTTCTTTCAAAAAACCGATTTTTATACCGTATCGGTATGTAATCATTATTCTTCCTTTTTTCTATCTATTAATTGCATATAGCCTATCGAAAATACCTAAAAAGTTTATTCGGTATTCGCTACTAGCTATTGTAGTTTTCGGAATGATATTTGGTACAATAGCTTATCATCAGGCAACGAAGAAAATCCCGTGGAGTAAAATCTCTGCCGAAATTGACCGGAACGCGCTCCCGACTGATATCGTCCTAATTTATGAAGAATATTGGAAACATGGGTTACTTTATTATCAGCGATCGTCTATTCCAGTTTATCCGATTTATTTATGGAAAAATTTATCTGAACATTTCCAGGACTTAACAAAAGGGCATTCTCGCATCTGGTTGATTACAGTAGCATTCGGTGAGAAAGAAACGGTTGATGAAATCTATACCGAACTGAATACATTATACTCAAATCAACTACCGATACTATCTCTGCGAGTTAAACAGCCAGGCGGCGCTACCGTTAAACTAACGCAATTTTCAAATGATATTAAGTAG
- a CDS encoding phospholipid carrier-dependent glycosyltransferase, with translation MLTISLILPLFLGWQLVVLLERKTNIAIPKLLKFGFGFGLGFGLVSWIMFLFTLIVRRWHLSLLTISVVVFAVILGIMNRNYNKLCSSEIREFIPRAFHTERKNLIPWILIILLAVQIIYVFSETVITPFIHWDSWAIWGLKGRIFYTEQTIPKSYFQLTAREFGHPDYPLLIPLSETWLALWINEWNESLVKILSPLYYLLILILCYYFVSKEEKFNLNYPLLFTVILATIPQMVIHGTLGLADLPLAYYGFASFILVYWWFQTEKMGWLIYAAIFAGLAMWTKNEGVALFLITGIICVYLSGKKKGIGESNLLSRIKIILLAYFVPALVIYLPWFLFKIEHNIQNDLITWNRLIHPEIYLRLSRIPTLLMLLSQEMLNWKNWNIFWVAFIILLMVYCFSQKDIKKIYINATLIYLVLYLLMIIGIYTISIAFVTYHPAHSLDRILIHIVPQVAILLYLLFSVQKT, from the coding sequence ATGTTGACAATAAGTTTAATACTCCCATTATTTTTAGGCTGGCAATTAGTGGTGTTACTAGAACGAAAAACGAACATTGCGATTCCAAAATTATTAAAATTCGGGTTCGGATTTGGATTAGGGTTTGGATTGGTTAGTTGGATAATGTTTCTCTTCACGTTAATCGTTCGCCGTTGGCATTTATCGCTGTTAACAATCTCGGTAGTCGTTTTTGCCGTTATCCTGGGGATAATGAATCGAAACTATAATAAACTATGTAGTTCTGAAATCCGAGAATTTATTCCTCGCGCTTTCCATACCGAAAGAAAGAATTTGATTCCATGGATTCTCATTATCCTATTAGCTGTTCAAATCATCTATGTTTTTAGTGAAACGGTTATTACACCGTTTATCCATTGGGATAGTTGGGCGATTTGGGGATTAAAAGGCAGGATATTTTATACTGAACAAACTATTCCCAAATCTTATTTTCAGCTTACTGCTCGAGAATTTGGGCATCCAGATTATCCCTTATTGATTCCACTTAGTGAAACCTGGCTTGCATTATGGATAAACGAATGGAACGAATCGCTCGTCAAAATTTTATCGCCTTTATATTATCTTTTAATATTAATTCTCTGCTATTATTTTGTTAGCAAAGAAGAAAAGTTTAATTTGAACTATCCACTATTATTTACGGTTATTCTAGCTACAATACCCCAAATGGTAATTCACGGTACGTTGGGTTTAGCGGATTTACCATTAGCATATTATGGTTTTGCAAGTTTTATTCTTGTATATTGGTGGTTTCAAACCGAAAAAATGGGATGGTTGATTTATGCAGCGATTTTTGCCGGGTTAGCGATGTGGACTAAAAATGAAGGAGTAGCGCTATTTCTTATTACTGGTATTATTTGCGTTTATCTTAGCGGTAAAAAGAAGGGAATAGGTGAAAGTAATCTTCTAAGTAGAATCAAAATAATTCTCTTGGCATATTTCGTTCCTGCACTTGTTATCTATTTGCCTTGGTTTCTCTTTAAGATAGAACACAACATCCAGAATGATTTGATTACGTGGAATCGGCTAATACATCCGGAAATATATCTTCGTTTATCCCGAATACCAACTTTACTTATGTTATTAAGTCAGGAAATGCTTAATTGGAAGAATTGGAATATCTTTTGGGTAGCGTTTATCATTTTGTTAATGGTATATTGCTTTTCACAAAAGGATATCAAAAAAATCTACATTAACGCAACGTTGATATATCTGGTGTTATATCTGTTAATGATTATCGGAATATACACTATCAGTATTGCGTTTGTAACGTATCATCCTGCGCACTCATTAGACCGAATATTAATTCATATCGTTCCCCAAGTAGCCATATTACTTTATTTGTTGTTTAGCGTGCAGAAAACCTGA
- a CDS encoding Lrp/AsnC family transcriptional regulator: MPKKFTSIEKKLIAILQQDIPNSLTPFQDIAVQLGVSERWVINKIRTWLKQGIIRRFGAIVYHRKIGFKANAMVIWKVPKSRVNQVGKIMASFPEVSHCYERVTYPHWQYNLYTMVHGQTKKDCERVVRRISQQTGITDYQLLYSMREFKKQSMKYF; this comes from the coding sequence ATGCCGAAAAAATTTACTTCTATCGAAAAGAAACTCATCGCTATCCTTCAGCAGGATATTCCGAATTCATTAACGCCGTTTCAGGATATTGCGGTTCAGCTAGGAGTGAGCGAGCGTTGGGTGATTAATAAAATCAGAACCTGGTTGAAACAAGGGATAATTCGCCGGTTTGGTGCGATAGTATATCATCGTAAAATCGGATTTAAAGCGAATGCGATGGTTATCTGGAAGGTTCCGAAAAGCCGTGTCAATCAGGTCGGTAAAATAATGGCATCATTCCCGGAAGTAAGTCATTGCTATGAACGAGTAACCTACCCGCACTGGCAATATAACCTTTATACCATGGTTCATGGGCAAACGAAAAAAGATTGCGAGCGGGTTGTCCGCCGGATATCGCAACAAACCGGAATAACCGACTATCAGCTTCTCTATAGCATGCGCGAGTTCAAAAAACAAAGTATGAAATACTTTTAA
- a CDS encoding cytochrome c3 family protein, whose product MKNRNRYVYWVLFIPCWLLVASGCKELVNDIKFNHQLHRDRGLPCEFCHPETFTEAKAGRPTMAICANCHSINTAKPSEKCLLCHTHLRPQVNPVIPQIYRNVVFSHKTHTQKYQLSCEQCHPNISQSKKIPRTHIPNMECCIACHQKGKETPKCSDCHPGWDKKNRRR is encoded by the coding sequence ATGAAAAACAGGAATAGGTATGTATATTGGGTATTGTTCATACCATGCTGGCTGTTGGTTGCAAGCGGGTGTAAGGAGTTAGTAAACGATATAAAGTTTAATCATCAATTACATCGAGACCGCGGTTTACCCTGTGAATTTTGCCATCCGGAAACGTTTACCGAAGCGAAAGCTGGTCGCCCGACAATGGCGATTTGCGCGAATTGTCATTCGATCAATACTGCCAAACCGTCAGAGAAATGTTTACTCTGTCATACCCATCTGAGACCCCAGGTTAACCCGGTTATCCCGCAGATATACCGTAACGTTGTTTTTTCGCATAAAACCCATACGCAAAAATATCAGCTTTCCTGCGAGCAATGTCATCCGAACATTAGTCAGAGTAAAAAAATACCTAGAACACACATTCCGAATATGGAATGTTGTATCGCCTGCCATCAGAAAGGAAAAGAAACACCGAAATGTTCTGATTGTCATCCTGGATGGGATAAGAAAAACCGGCGTCGCTGA